A part of Salvelinus sp. IW2-2015 linkage group LG16, ASM291031v2, whole genome shotgun sequence genomic DNA contains:
- the LOC111975989 gene encoding large ribosomal subunit protein eL36, with protein sequence MAIRYPMAVGLRKGHPVTKNVTAPKHARRRGRLTKHSKFVRDMIREVCGFAPYERRAMELLKVSKDKRALKFIKKRIGTHIRAKRKREELSNVLAAMRKAAAKKD encoded by the exons ATGGCTATCAGGTATCCTATGGCCGTGGGGCTTAGRAAAGGCCACCCCGTAACCAAGAATGTGACCGCACCCAAACACGCCCGTAGACGAGGG cGTCTGACCAAGCACAGCAAGTTTGTGCGTGACATGATCCGTGAGGTGTGCGGCTTCGCCCCTTACGAGAGGCGCGCCATGGAGTTGCTGAAGGTGTCCAAGGATAAGCGCGCCCTCAAGTTCATCAAGAAGAGG ATTGGAACTCACATCCGCgccaagagaaagagggaggagctCAGCAACGTCCTGGCTGCCATGAGGAAGGCTGCTGCCAAGAAGGATTAA